The following coding sequences lie in one Sorex araneus isolate mSorAra2 chromosome 4, mSorAra2.pri, whole genome shotgun sequence genomic window:
- the SELENOK gene encoding selenoprotein K, with product MVYISNGQVLDSRSQSPWRLSLITDFFWGIAEFVVLFFKTLLQQDVKKGRGFGNSSDSRYDDGRGPPGNPPRRMGRINHLRGPSPPPMAGGUGR from the exons ATGGTTTACATCTCGAACG GACAAGTGTTGGACAGCCGGAGTCAGTCCCCATGGAGATTATCTTTGATAACAGATTTCTTCTGGGGAATAGCAGAGTTCGTGGTTTTGTT TTTCAAGACTCTGCTTCAGCAAGACGTGAAAAAGGGAAGAGGCTTTGGAAATTCATCTGATTCCAGATATGATGATGGAAGAGG ACCGCCAGGAAACCCTCCTAGAAGAATGGGTCGAATCAATCATCTGCGGGGCCCAAGTCCTCCTCCAATGGCTGGTGGATGAGGAAGGTAA